In the genome of Paramisgurnus dabryanus chromosome 18, PD_genome_1.1, whole genome shotgun sequence, one region contains:
- the LOC135776941 gene encoding olfactory receptor 8G17-like — translation MDNFSFSHSILLVEGLKVTPQSSYPVFILLLLVYIFIMVANIGLIIMISTEKNLHHPMHLLFCNLPLNDILGTTVVLPRLMQNILKEASERYITYAECVLQAYFVHVFAVACHYVLMIMAFDRYVAICNPLRYSAIMTNKMVVKLSVLAWGLAILLVTILLGLTVRLSHCRYKIENPFCDNASLFKLSCEDVSVNNVFGLIYTVIVFTLSLGSVFITYIKIATVCITSKNKALNSKAIKTCSTHIAVFLIMFVSCGTFIFLHRFPEYSDSRKLASIMFHIVPPGLNPLVYGLQTKEIRHKIAKFLCKRTKLNL, via the coding sequence ATGGACAACTTCTCATTCAGTCACAGCATTCTGCTGGTGGAGGGACTCAAAGTTACACCTCAGTCATCGTATCCTGTTTTTATTCTGCTTCTCTTGGTTTATATCTTTATAATGGTAGCAAACATTGGACTTATAATTATGATCTCAACAGAGAAGAATCTGCATCACCCTATGCATTTACTCTTCTGTAATCTACCACTGAATGATATATTAGGTACCACTGTCGTATTGCCACGGTTAATGCAGAATATTTTAAAAGAAGCCTCAGAGCGATATATTACATACGCTGAGTGTGTTTTGCAAGCTTATTTTGTGCATGTTTTTGCAGTGGCATGCCACTATGTGTTAATGATCATGGCCTTTGACAGATATGTGGCTATATGTAATCCATTACGATATTCAGCTATAATGACCAATAAAATGGTGGTTAAATTATCAGTACTAGCTTGGGGGCTGGCCATACTTTTGGTGACAATTCTGTTAGGCCTCACCGTCCGTCTCTCTCACTGCAGATATAAAATTGAAAATCCTTTCTGTGACAATGCCTCGCTGTTTAAACTGTCCTGTGAAGATGTATCTGTTAATAATGTGTTTGGACTCATTTACACTGTTATTGTTTTTACCTTATCACTTGGTTCTGTATTTATAACGTATATCAAGATTGCTACTGTGTGCATTACCAGCAAAAACAAAGCGCTCAACAGCAAAGCCATAAAAACCTGCAGCACTCACATAGCTGTTTTTTTAATCATGTTTGTTTCTTGTGGCACTTTTATATTTCTTCATCGTTTTCCTGAATACTCTGACAGCAGGAAACTAGCTAGTATAATGTTTCACATTGTACCACCAGGATTAAATCCTTTAGTGTATGGCTTACAAACCAAAGAGATAAGACATAAAATTGCTAAATTTCTGTGCAAAAGAACAAAACTGAATCTGTAG